A region of Phocoena phocoena chromosome 17, mPhoPho1.1, whole genome shotgun sequence DNA encodes the following proteins:
- the LOC136137355 gene encoding DPEP2 neighbor protein-like: MCDRVVYVYSHLCSVPWVGSAAAAVAPASRPTPGHYHVLYRGCGETQLGWHGETYCLVGGYRLYGDVPLATPAKVEAEKPVPRRAPKRKHSPEMPGEDLGCSRPKIRQL, encoded by the exons ATGTGTGACCGGGTAGTGTACGTGTACTCTCACCTGTGCTCTGTTCCCTGGGTGGGCAGTGCAGCAG CAGCAGTGGCTCCCGCTTCTCGTCCTACACCTGGTCACTACCATGTCCTGTACCGCGGGTGTGGAGAAACGCAGTTGGGCTGGCATGGGGAGACATACTGCCTGGTTGGTGGCTACCGGCTCTACGGGGATGTTCCTTTGGCCACGCCAGCTAAG GTGGAAGCAGAGAAGCCAGTCCCCAGACGTGCTCCGAAGAGAAAGCACTCTCCGGAAATGCCGGGCGAAGACCTGGGTTGCTCCAGACCCAAAATCCGGCAATTGTAG